From a region of the Calliphora vicina chromosome 4, idCalVici1.1, whole genome shotgun sequence genome:
- the LOC135958748 gene encoding gustatory receptor 23a-like, whose protein sequence is MDRNLLRLLNICSVFGICIQIPQCCGRKGSCLFTLYIILLFAILILSCVLGVMKRQMEKEYIISWAVSTIVFISQMFTHFIILCETLSKQQQHLDFLRALDEIDDCFKIHLKMDVKTSNIIKQFRSTILIMNVISTTGLIVFALNFYLYSDAGYYWWALMSILAMRFRLLQFIVYVEILKCYMMGLNRKLNQVVCLKTQRCQQLLDIDYKHLQSLDVIKNIKHIYACIYEASTLMNEFGQASLFAASAANFLDFTCHIYWTLLAMDNLLAVYNIISSLATMVPLGMFMVKFCLICQAIKEEGQRTSLLLSRLVCSGACPSINTQYKNLLHDFTLQLMHQRIVFTGKRFFDYDLHYIFAICALIATHLIILIQFTKIDSNHYTNITT, encoded by the exons ATGGATAGGAATTTGTTACGGCTTCTTAATATCTGTTCGGTCTTTGGCATTTGCATACAAATCCCTCAATGTTGTGGTCGGAAGGGGTCATGCCTATTTACGCTCTACATCATTCTATTATTTGCCATACTAATCCTTAGTTGTGTATTGGGTGTAATGAAAAGGCAAATGGAGAAAGAGTATATTATATCGTGGGCTGTGTCTACCATTGTTTTCATCTCGCAAATGTTTACCCATTTCATCATTTTGTGTGAGACCCTGAGCAAACAACAGCAGCATCTGGATTTCTTGAGGGCCCTAGACGAAATTGATGATTGCTTTAAGATCCATTTGAAAATGGATGTGAAAACATCAAACATCATTAAACAGTTTCGTTCAACAATTCTAATAATGAACGTGATCTCCACCACCGGCCTGATAGTGTTtgctttgaatttttatttatactccGATGCTGGTTACTATTGGTGGGCTCTGATGTCGATTTTGGCCATGCGTTTTCGTTTATTGCAATTCATTGTGTATGTGGAGATTTTAAAGTGTTACATGATgggtttaaatagaaaactaaatCAAGTGGTTTGTTTGAAAACGCAACGATGTCAGCAATTATTGGATATTGACTATAAGCATCTGCAGTCGCTGGATGTTATTAAgaatattaaacatatttatgcCTGCATCTATGAGGCTTCAACGTTAATGAATGAATTTGGTCAGGCTTCATTGTTTGCGGCCAGTGCTGCGAATTTCTTGGATTTCACTTGTCACATCTACTGGACCCTCTTGGCCATGGATAATCTATTGGctgtttataatattatatcGTCATTGGCTACCATGGTGCCTTTGGGTATGTTTATGGTGAAATTTTGTCTTATTTGTCAGGCTATTAAAGAGGAG ggCCAACGCACTTCTTTACTTTTATCCCGTTTGGTGTGCAGTGGCGCCTGTCCTTCCATCAACACACAATATAAGAATTTGCTGCATGATTTCACTTTGCAATTAATGCATCAACGTATTGTATTTACCGGCAAACGTTTCTTTGATTATGATTTGCACTATATATTTGCG ATTTGCGCCTTAATTGCTACACATTTAATAATACTCATACAGTTTACCAAGATTGACTCTAATCATTATACAAATATTACAACTTAA